The following proteins are encoded in a genomic region of Thiomicrospira sp. R3:
- the rsmH gene encoding 16S rRNA (cytosine(1402)-N(4))-methyltransferase RsmH: MTASLRALDAGHYSVLLAESIEGLAIKPEGIYIDATFGRGGHSRAILNQLSDKGRLIAIDQDPAAIDYASAHFVEHNFKIIHASFAKLEDIATELGVLGQVDGVLLDLGVSSPQLDEAERGFSFMREGPLDMRMNPNEGISAKDWLQEVDEKTLALVLKNYGEERFAFKIARAVSHDARLGLINTTRDLAELIERVSPKKEKNKHAATRSFQAIRIHINQELEVLKTVLEASVKVLAPDGRLSVISFHSLEDRIVKHFMRDQSRVKDLFPGLPVFIAGSEPVLKVMGKPCFPSEQECDENPRSRSAVLRIAQRI, encoded by the coding sequence ATGACGGCATCATTAAGGGCGCTAGACGCTGGCCATTATTCGGTTTTGTTAGCTGAATCTATTGAGGGTTTAGCTATTAAACCTGAGGGCATTTACATTGATGCAACATTTGGTCGAGGAGGCCACAGCCGAGCGATACTTAACCAATTGAGTGACAAGGGTCGATTAATTGCCATTGACCAAGACCCAGCGGCAATTGACTATGCGTCAGCACACTTTGTTGAGCATAATTTCAAGATTATTCATGCCAGCTTTGCCAAGCTGGAAGATATTGCAACTGAATTAGGGGTGCTGGGTCAGGTGGATGGTGTGTTGCTTGACTTGGGCGTCTCCTCTCCTCAATTAGATGAAGCGGAACGGGGCTTTAGTTTTATGCGAGAGGGGCCGCTTGATATGCGGATGAATCCAAATGAAGGCATAAGTGCAAAAGACTGGTTGCAAGAGGTGGATGAGAAAACACTGGCTTTAGTTTTAAAAAACTATGGCGAAGAGCGTTTTGCATTCAAGATCGCCCGGGCAGTGAGTCATGATGCACGTTTAGGCTTGATTAATACAACGCGAGATTTAGCAGAGTTAATTGAGCGGGTGTCGCCCAAAAAAGAAAAAAACAAACACGCGGCCACGCGCAGTTTTCAGGCAATACGTATTCACATTAACCAGGAGCTGGAGGTGTTGAAAACGGTGTTGGAAGCGAGTGTTAAGGTACTGGCTCCAGATGGGCGATTAAGTGTGATTAGTTTTCATTCACTAGAAGACAGAATAGTAAAACATTTTATGCGGGATCAATCGCGCGTAAAAGATTTATTTCCTGGTTTGCCTGTGTTTATCGCTGGGTCAGAACCGGTTTTAAAGGTAATGGGTAAACCTTGTTTTCCCTCTGAACAAGAGTGTGACGAAAACCCTAGATCCCGCAGTGCCGTATTACGCATTGCGCAGAGAATTTAA
- the ftsL gene encoding cell division protein FtsL: MDDKKPNQRNSFNLAGLFAFLLLCTLAAMIGVTILLQHHIRHLETQNFMVNQKKLELDEEWGRLMLEKNHLSSPGRVESVARERLNMQQPKPEQVLVLPSVK; the protein is encoded by the coding sequence ATGGATGATAAAAAGCCTAACCAGAGAAATTCGTTTAATCTGGCTGGGCTTTTTGCGTTTCTATTATTGTGTACTCTCGCGGCTATGATTGGTGTCACTATTCTTTTGCAGCATCATATTCGCCATTTGGAAACACAAAACTTCATGGTCAACCAGAAAAAACTTGAATTGGATGAGGAGTGGGGGCGATTAATGTTAGAAAAAAACCATTTAAGTTCGCCAGGTCGTGTTGAGTCGGTAGCGCGTGAGCGCCTTAACATGCAGCAACCAAAACCGGAACAAGTTTTGGTTTTACCTTCAGTTAAGTGA
- a CDS encoding UDP-N-acetylmuramoyl-L-alanyl-D-glutamate--2,6-diaminopimelate ligase: MKTWAEVVRFFGMESDPLPAGLVAGLSLDSRDIQADWIFIALSGNQIHGGHYWLQAKARGAMGLISDQAIEDCDLPVYVVTDLKQRLADFAGWFYDYPSKKLKLTGITGTNGKTSSSQFLAQMLEHAGRPCGVLGTLGNGRLGALTPTANTTLDSVALNRWLSEFVSQGLEYAVVEVSSHAIALGRIEGLQFACVALTQVSRDHLDFHLNLADYRATKKRLFEAYTAHYKVVNSDDEIGQQVADEQPGLVVSYSQKSNAANLSISDVELNDRGINAKLHYQNKTLSFTTPLIGQFNVENLLCASLCLLCLGIKFEKIESALSRLGPVIGRMERVSITKPGVYALVDYAHTPDALEQVLLSIHAHQPLGKLWLVFGCGGNRDRGKRPLMAQVAQRLADRIILTNDNPRFEAPQVIIDEICEGFSASVKPSLHIELNRQWAIEWALAQAQPGDWVLVVGKGHENYQDIGGVKTPFSDQQVMRAWQQI, translated from the coding sequence ATGAAAACCTGGGCTGAAGTGGTTAGGTTTTTTGGAATGGAGTCCGATCCGTTACCAGCAGGCCTGGTTGCGGGATTAAGTTTAGACAGCCGAGATATTCAAGCCGATTGGATTTTTATTGCGTTATCGGGTAATCAGATTCATGGTGGTCATTATTGGTTACAGGCAAAAGCACGGGGAGCAATGGGTTTGATTTCGGATCAAGCCATCGAAGACTGTGACCTCCCTGTGTATGTTGTAACGGATTTAAAACAGCGTTTAGCGGATTTTGCCGGCTGGTTTTATGATTATCCGAGTAAAAAGCTAAAGTTAACGGGTATCACAGGGACTAACGGTAAAACCTCAAGCAGTCAATTTCTAGCTCAGATGCTGGAGCATGCAGGTAGGCCTTGCGGTGTGCTGGGTACGCTTGGAAACGGTCGGCTGGGTGCTTTAACCCCAACAGCTAACACCACGCTGGATAGTGTGGCGTTAAATCGCTGGCTAAGTGAATTTGTAAGCCAAGGTCTAGAGTATGCAGTGGTCGAAGTCTCATCTCATGCGATTGCATTAGGACGGATTGAGGGTTTGCAGTTTGCGTGTGTGGCCTTAACTCAGGTTAGCCGCGATCACTTGGATTTTCATCTAAATCTAGCCGATTATCGCGCGACTAAAAAACGGCTTTTTGAGGCCTATACAGCGCATTATAAAGTGGTGAATAGTGATGATGAAATTGGACAGCAGGTTGCAGATGAACAGCCAGGCCTGGTAGTCAGTTATAGCCAAAAATCGAATGCAGCGAATCTGTCTATCAGTGATGTGGAATTAAATGACAGGGGTATAAATGCTAAGTTGCATTATCAAAATAAAACGCTGTCATTTACTACGCCGTTGATCGGCCAGTTTAATGTTGAAAACCTACTGTGCGCCAGTTTGTGTTTGCTATGCTTGGGCATCAAATTTGAGAAAATTGAATCCGCATTGAGTCGGCTTGGGCCGGTTATAGGTCGTATGGAAAGGGTGAGCATAACGAAACCAGGCGTGTATGCGCTGGTTGATTATGCGCATACGCCCGATGCGTTAGAGCAGGTTTTATTGAGTATTCATGCTCACCAGCCTTTAGGTAAGCTTTGGTTGGTATTTGGCTGTGGCGGTAATCGTGATCGCGGCAAGCGTCCGTTAATGGCGCAGGTTGCTCAGCGGTTGGCCGATAGAATCATTTTAACCAATGACAATCCACGATTTGAAGCGCCTCAGGTGATTATTGATGAGATTTGTGAGGGGTTTAGCGCATCGGTAAAACCTAGCCTGCATATTGAGCTTAATCGTCAATGGGCTATTGAGTGGGCTTTGGCACAGGCGCAGCCAGGTGATTGGGTGCTTGTAGTGGGTAAAGGGCATGAAAACTATCAAGATATTGGCGGCGTTAAAACGCCTTTTAGTGATCAACAGGTAATGAGAGCATGGCAACAAATATAG
- the murF gene encoding UDP-N-acetylmuramoyl-tripeptide--D-alanyl-D-alanine ligase yields MATNIGWECNVLANWANGKLVASEVENYLVVQGFSTDSRSIKKGDCYIAIKGMHFDGHQFVDQAIEAGAVALIVSQKMDVRVPQIIVKDTRIALADIAEQHRLNQPNLTLIAITGSNGKTTVKSMLAHCLNHYAPTWATPGNLNNDYGVPRTLLQIRPEHRYAVIEMGANHRGEIGYLTRIAHPDIALITLAADAHLEGFGSLQGIIDTKGEIFHGLSSQGIGIINTDSPGFYQWQQSLANKMFKTFGTRDIANVKPSQITQDANQLTFVLQFEYANQPVNLPISLSMLGQHNALNAAAVVTICLELGLTPDQIQQGLETFNGVSGRLQRHQLGQVLLIDDSYNANPSSVKAAIDTLVALPGKRVLCLGQMAELGEVAQQAHSEMGRYAAQQGIEYLFGFGELTALSLIAFAQGRSQTVAEPRSHQAMADSLLALVSTIEEPITILVKGSRSSQMDQVVKILLQRMSHADLP; encoded by the coding sequence ATGGCAACAAATATAGGTTGGGAATGTAACGTTTTAGCCAATTGGGCTAATGGTAAGCTCGTGGCCAGTGAGGTTGAGAACTATCTAGTTGTGCAGGGATTTAGCACCGACTCGCGTTCAATTAAAAAAGGCGATTGTTATATTGCCATCAAGGGGATGCACTTTGATGGTCATCAATTTGTTGATCAGGCGATTGAGGCGGGGGCTGTTGCGCTGATAGTAAGCCAGAAAATGGATGTTAGGGTGCCTCAAATTATTGTTAAGGATACCCGTATTGCGCTGGCTGATATTGCCGAACAACATCGTTTAAACCAACCGAACCTGACATTGATTGCCATAACGGGTAGCAATGGTAAAACGACGGTTAAAAGCATGCTGGCGCATTGTTTAAACCACTATGCGCCGACTTGGGCTACCCCGGGCAATTTAAACAATGACTATGGGGTGCCGCGTACCTTGTTGCAAATTCGTCCCGAACACCGTTATGCAGTCATTGAAATGGGGGCGAATCACCGAGGAGAAATCGGTTATTTAACACGCATAGCGCATCCTGATATTGCACTGATCACCCTTGCAGCGGACGCTCATCTTGAGGGCTTTGGGAGCTTGCAAGGGATTATCGATACCAAGGGAGAAATTTTTCACGGACTTTCGTCGCAGGGAATTGGGATTATCAATACCGATTCTCCAGGATTTTATCAATGGCAACAATCGCTAGCGAATAAGATGTTTAAAACCTTTGGCACCCGCGATATAGCCAATGTGAAGCCAAGCCAAATTACGCAAGACGCTAATCAATTAACGTTTGTTTTGCAGTTTGAATATGCAAATCAGCCTGTGAATTTACCTATCAGTTTGTCGATGTTGGGCCAGCATAACGCACTCAATGCAGCAGCAGTTGTAACGATTTGTTTAGAACTGGGCTTAACGCCCGATCAAATTCAGCAGGGTTTAGAAACCTTTAATGGGGTGAGTGGGCGTTTACAACGTCATCAGTTAGGACAGGTTTTATTAATAGATGATAGTTATAACGCCAATCCTAGCTCTGTAAAGGCGGCTATTGATACCTTGGTGGCGCTACCGGGCAAGCGGGTTTTGTGTTTAGGTCAAATGGCGGAGCTGGGTGAGGTTGCGCAGCAGGCGCATTCAGAAATGGGTAGGTATGCGGCTCAACAGGGGATTGAGTACTTATTTGGTTTTGGTGAGTTGACGGCACTAAGCCTTATCGCGTTTGCACAAGGTCGCTCTCAAACCGTTGCTGAACCTCGCTCCCATCAAGCTATGGCTGACAGTCTATTGGCACTTGTATCAACTATCGAAGAGCCTATAACGATTTTAGTCAAAGGTTCGCGTTCTTCACAGATGGATCAGGTGGTCAAAATCTTACTACAAAGGATGTCGCATGCTGATCTACCTTAG
- the ftsZ gene encoding cell division protein FtsZ, translating into MSAMKFDLREAKVSRQPGMPVIKVIGLGGGGSNAVDYMVRTKVEGVDFLCANTDAQALAHSNVPIRIQIGSNGLGAGANPDRGRQAAEEDIDAIKEHIRDADMLFITAGMGGGTGTGAAPVVAKIAREMGILTVGVVSKPFSFERRTKIAEAGIEALAEQVDSLITIPNDKLVEVLGKDFMFAKAFDHANEILHGAVQGISEMVTCPGLINVDFEDLRTVMSERGLGMMGVGTAKGEDRARKATEKAIANPLLDDIAVSGARGILVNITGGLDFSIGEYNIIGDVVNSFADDDAKVIIGTSIDESLQDEIRVTVVATGLAGSHAASAKKPEMVKPNLQAVQARQEAEREYQHETVQKPAAMQQAESEVIRPKMAVNAGIQPIGSNSNYLDIPAFLRRQAD; encoded by the coding sequence ATGAGTGCCATGAAATTTGATCTGAGAGAGGCGAAGGTTTCGCGTCAACCAGGAATGCCAGTGATCAAGGTTATTGGTTTGGGGGGCGGTGGTAGTAACGCCGTTGATTATATGGTGCGTACAAAGGTTGAAGGTGTTGATTTTCTGTGTGCCAATACGGACGCACAAGCTTTGGCGCACTCTAATGTTCCTATACGCATTCAAATTGGCAGCAATGGCTTAGGGGCGGGAGCAAACCCTGACCGTGGTCGCCAAGCCGCTGAAGAAGACATTGATGCGATTAAAGAACATATTCGCGATGCAGATATGTTGTTTATTACAGCAGGCATGGGGGGCGGAACGGGAACGGGTGCAGCTCCTGTTGTTGCCAAAATAGCCCGTGAAATGGGTATCCTAACGGTTGGTGTGGTCAGCAAGCCATTTAGTTTTGAACGACGTACTAAAATCGCTGAAGCAGGGATTGAAGCCTTGGCTGAACAAGTTGATTCTCTCATTACGATTCCAAACGATAAGTTGGTTGAGGTTTTGGGTAAAGATTTTATGTTCGCGAAAGCCTTTGATCATGCAAATGAAATTTTGCATGGCGCAGTGCAAGGTATTTCAGAGATGGTCACTTGCCCGGGTCTGATTAACGTAGACTTTGAAGACCTGCGAACCGTTATGTCGGAGCGTGGTTTAGGTATGATGGGGGTCGGCACTGCAAAGGGTGAAGACCGTGCACGTAAAGCGACTGAAAAAGCAATCGCTAACCCATTGCTTGATGATATTGCGGTTTCTGGCGCGCGTGGTATTTTGGTCAACATTACAGGCGGCCTAGACTTTAGTATTGGTGAGTACAATATTATTGGCGACGTGGTGAACAGCTTTGCGGATGACGATGCTAAAGTTATTATTGGTACATCAATTGATGAAAGTCTTCAGGATGAAATTCGTGTGACGGTGGTGGCAACAGGTTTAGCGGGTTCGCATGCGGCCTCAGCTAAAAAGCCTGAGATGGTTAAACCTAATTTGCAAGCGGTACAAGCACGCCAAGAAGCGGAGCGTGAGTATCAGCACGAAACGGTTCAAAAACCCGCAGCGATGCAGCAGGCAGAATCTGAAGTGATTCGTCCAAAAATGGCGGTGAATGCAGGCATTCAACCCATCGGCTCTAATAGTAATTATTTAGATATTCCTGCCTTTTTGCGCCGTCAAGCTGACTAA
- the mraY gene encoding phospho-N-acetylmuramoyl-pentapeptide-transferase — protein MLIYLSQYLSQWHTGFSVFNYITVRAIMSVLTALVISFLIGPMVIRRLTQLKVGQSIRLDGPQTHLIKAGTPTMGGTMILFAVGISILLWGDLTNKYLLLVSFTMFGFGVIGFIDDFKKVVYRDPNGMRSRTKFLWQSIIGVMAAYGFYAIATVPAETQLLIPYMKDTFVYLGAWVMVVTYLVIVGTSNAVNLTDGLDGLAIMPTVMVAAALGVFAYLSGHIVFAGYLDIPYIPGVGELTVLMAALVGAGLGFLWFNTHPAQVFMGDVGSLALGAALGATAVAVRQEIVLFIMGGIFVVETLSVILQVGSYKMRGKRVFLMAPLHHHFEQKQWPEAQIIVRFWIITIILVLIGLASLKLR, from the coding sequence ATGCTGATCTACCTTAGTCAATATTTAAGCCAGTGGCACACTGGTTTTAGTGTGTTTAATTACATTACAGTGCGTGCGATTATGTCGGTATTGACCGCCTTAGTTATTTCGTTTCTGATAGGTCCGATGGTTATTCGCCGACTTACCCAATTGAAAGTGGGTCAAAGCATTCGCTTAGATGGTCCTCAAACCCATCTTATCAAGGCGGGTACTCCCACGATGGGCGGAACGATGATTTTATTTGCTGTCGGTATTTCGATTTTGCTTTGGGGTGATTTAACCAATAAATATTTATTATTGGTGAGTTTTACTATGTTTGGTTTTGGGGTGATCGGTTTTATTGATGACTTTAAAAAGGTAGTATATCGTGATCCGAATGGTATGCGTTCACGCACTAAATTTTTATGGCAAAGCATTATTGGCGTGATGGCGGCTTATGGTTTCTATGCCATTGCCACCGTTCCTGCAGAAACGCAATTGTTAATTCCCTATATGAAGGACACCTTTGTCTATCTGGGTGCATGGGTTATGGTGGTGACTTATTTGGTGATTGTGGGTACGTCGAATGCGGTTAATCTTACCGATGGATTGGACGGGCTGGCGATTATGCCAACGGTGATGGTGGCCGCGGCTTTGGGTGTATTTGCCTATTTATCAGGACATATAGTGTTTGCTGGCTATCTAGATATTCCCTATATTCCTGGAGTGGGTGAGTTAACGGTGTTAATGGCGGCTTTGGTGGGCGCGGGGTTGGGGTTTTTGTGGTTCAACACGCATCCTGCCCAAGTATTTATGGGTGATGTAGGTTCTTTGGCTTTAGGGGCGGCCTTAGGCGCTACGGCGGTGGCTGTGCGCCAAGAAATTGTACTGTTTATTATGGGCGGCATTTTTGTAGTTGAAACCCTATCGGTCATTCTTCAGGTTGGCTCTTATAAAATGCGCGGTAAGCGGGTTTTTTTAATGGCGCCGTTACATCATCATTTTGAGCAAAAACAATGGCCAGAAGCACAGATTATTGTGCGCTTTTGGATTATCACTATTATTTTAGTGTTGATCGGTCTAGCCAGTTTAAAACTAAGGTAG
- the murD gene encoding UDP-N-acetylmuramoyl-L-alanine--D-glutamate ligase, translating into MVGLGLTGQSVLSYLTSTGEPILAFDTRADFSAPLLEQTYPGVKFAYGVLPKAWHKHISRIILSPGVPRSERWICAFEERGIEVMGDIELFARAASQPIIAITGSNGKSTVTTLVAEFMQQAGFKVGMGGNIGRPALDLLLDPIDYDIYVLELSSFQLETTYSLHALSSVVLNISEDHMDRYPSFDAYIQAKTKIYDDTELAVLPQSEASDFWVTRQTNKVYFGLDKPQSDQDYGVIMRDNQAWLSRGVTPLVKVEAMRLNAPHYQLNALAAMALCQDYALPSALFSEVLAEFSGLAHRTQPVAVYQGITWVNDSKGTNVGATLAAIQSLGYQASQQGGRLILLAGGVGKGADFSPLAPGLNHYAKQLVLFGRDQALIQQDLVSELDASIELVRVTSLLDAIICAKAKAVSGDIVLFSPACASFDQFENYHDRGEKFAAWVKQTLGIPLE; encoded by the coding sequence GTGGTGGGTTTAGGTTTAACAGGTCAATCGGTGTTGAGTTATTTAACTTCGACGGGTGAGCCGATTTTGGCCTTTGATACCCGCGCTGATTTTAGTGCACCTTTATTGGAGCAAACTTATCCAGGTGTTAAGTTTGCCTATGGTGTGCTGCCCAAAGCCTGGCATAAACATATATCGCGTATTATTCTAAGCCCGGGTGTGCCACGTTCTGAACGTTGGATTTGTGCCTTTGAAGAGCGTGGCATTGAGGTCATGGGCGATATTGAATTGTTTGCTCGAGCGGCCAGTCAGCCGATTATAGCTATTACTGGGTCAAATGGCAAAAGCACTGTGACAACGCTTGTAGCCGAATTTATGCAACAGGCGGGGTTCAAGGTTGGCATGGGCGGCAATATCGGCCGTCCAGCATTGGACTTGTTATTAGATCCGATTGATTATGATATTTACGTGCTGGAATTGTCTAGTTTTCAACTTGAAACGACCTATTCATTGCATGCTTTGTCTTCAGTGGTGCTTAATATCAGTGAAGATCACATGGATCGTTACCCAAGTTTTGATGCATATATTCAAGCAAAAACTAAAATTTACGATGATACTGAGTTGGCGGTATTGCCTCAAAGTGAAGCATCAGATTTTTGGGTAACCCGTCAAACAAACAAGGTCTATTTTGGCTTAGATAAGCCACAAAGTGATCAGGATTATGGCGTGATTATGCGTGACAACCAGGCCTGGTTGTCACGGGGCGTAACCCCTTTAGTTAAGGTCGAGGCTATGCGGCTTAACGCGCCGCATTATCAGCTAAACGCCTTAGCTGCGATGGCGTTATGCCAAGATTATGCGCTTCCTAGTGCACTTTTTTCTGAGGTATTAGCGGAGTTTAGCGGCCTTGCACACCGTACTCAACCTGTCGCGGTTTATCAAGGCATTACCTGGGTTAATGACTCTAAAGGTACCAATGTAGGTGCAACCCTAGCGGCTATTCAGAGTTTAGGCTATCAGGCCAGTCAGCAGGGTGGTAGGTTAATTCTATTGGCGGGAGGCGTAGGGAAGGGGGCTGATTTTTCGCCCTTAGCCCCGGGCTTAAATCACTATGCCAAGCAGTTGGTTTTGTTTGGGCGAGATCAGGCCTTAATTCAGCAGGATCTCGTTAGTGAGCTGGATGCGTCGATTGAGTTAGTTAGGGTAACTAGCCTGTTAGATGCCATTATTTGCGCTAAGGCTAAAGCGGTGTCGGGAGATATTGTATTGTTTTCACCGGCTTGCGCGAGTTTTGATCAGTTTGAAAACTACCATGATCGAGGTGAAAAGTTTGCCGCTTGGGTCAAGCAAACGCTAGGGATACCACTGGAATGA
- a CDS encoding penicillin-binding protein 2 translates to MTFSREKLMLGLIFFGFSVLAAKAFYVQIMQSSFLESEANKRQLRTLEVAAPRGQILDRHGELLALSTPVASVWVDPKTLVNHPQAIQQLASLLTMSQRDLTQRINANANRRFLYIQRSILPELAKQIESQSLPGVNIKSEFKRYYPTADIAAHIVGYTNIDDIGQDGVEIVYENWLRGQSGRQQIIKDLEGRVVQFVNNLEDAKPGQNLYLSIDKDIQFFAHRALKEVMAKHQAKGASAVILDAKTGEILALVNQPGYNPNNRSQLQGEAIRNRAISALLEPGSTVKPFVVAKALDLGLIEADEVINTSPGYIRVQGHMISDAVNYGRLSISEVIQKSSNVATANIVRRMKAEQQWQFYWDLGFSQDLGLFLPGEQLGRLRHHREWQVVDQVSSSFGYGFSTNLLQLAQAYLVFANEGQLPPLSLLRRDEPPPMKPVLSADAVEKTLRMMETVTYQGGTGTQARIEGYRVAGKTGTVLKAGVGGYQQATYTAMFVGLVPASRPDMIMAIMVDEPSRGVYGGGSVAAPVFQEVMRHALRLRNVDPDGAR, encoded by the coding sequence GTGACCTTCTCTCGTGAAAAACTAATGCTGGGATTGATTTTTTTTGGTTTTAGCGTGCTGGCCGCTAAAGCCTTTTATGTTCAAATTATGCAGTCTAGTTTTCTTGAATCTGAGGCCAATAAACGTCAGCTTAGAACGCTTGAGGTCGCAGCACCACGCGGTCAAATACTTGATCGGCATGGTGAACTATTGGCGCTGAGTACGCCTGTTGCTTCTGTTTGGGTTGATCCTAAAACGCTAGTTAATCATCCTCAAGCTATTCAACAGCTGGCCAGTCTATTAACTATGTCTCAGCGGGATTTAACTCAGCGGATCAATGCCAATGCTAATCGACGGTTTTTGTATATACAGCGTTCTATTTTGCCTGAACTGGCTAAACAAATTGAGTCCCAGTCTTTACCTGGCGTCAATATTAAATCTGAATTTAAGCGTTATTACCCCACGGCAGATATTGCCGCGCACATTGTAGGTTATACCAATATTGATGATATTGGCCAGGATGGTGTCGAGATTGTTTATGAAAATTGGTTACGTGGCCAGTCAGGGCGTCAGCAGATCATTAAGGATTTAGAAGGCCGTGTTGTTCAATTTGTAAACAATCTGGAGGATGCAAAGCCAGGGCAAAATTTGTATTTGAGTATTGATAAGGATATTCAGTTTTTTGCCCACCGTGCTTTAAAAGAAGTCATGGCGAAACATCAGGCAAAAGGTGCTTCAGCTGTGATTTTAGATGCTAAAACGGGTGAGATTTTGGCTTTGGTTAATCAGCCAGGTTATAACCCAAATAATCGTAGCCAACTGCAGGGGGAGGCGATCAGAAATCGGGCTATTTCTGCGCTATTAGAACCCGGTTCAACCGTAAAACCGTTTGTTGTGGCTAAGGCACTGGATTTAGGGCTGATTGAAGCAGATGAGGTGATTAATACTTCGCCTGGTTATATTCGAGTTCAGGGTCATATGATTAGTGATGCGGTTAATTATGGTCGGTTAAGCATAAGCGAAGTGATTCAAAAATCAAGTAATGTGGCGACGGCGAATATTGTACGCCGGATGAAGGCGGAGCAGCAGTGGCAGTTTTATTGGGACTTGGGGTTTAGTCAAGATTTAGGTTTATTTTTACCGGGTGAGCAATTGGGTCGATTACGTCATCATCGAGAGTGGCAAGTCGTTGATCAAGTTTCGAGCTCTTTTGGTTATGGGTTTAGTACTAATTTACTCCAGTTAGCTCAGGCCTATTTGGTTTTTGCCAACGAAGGCCAGCTGCCGCCTTTGTCTTTATTGAGACGTGATGAGCCGCCGCCAATGAAACCAGTTTTGTCTGCTGATGCCGTTGAAAAGACCTTGCGGATGATGGAAACTGTAACGTATCAAGGAGGTACGGGTACACAAGCACGAATTGAAGGCTATCGGGTTGCAGGTAAAACAGGTACGGTTTTAAAGGCAGGTGTTGGGGGGTATCAGCAGGCAACCTATACGGCGATGTTTGTTGGGCTGGTGCCCGCTTCGCGCCCGGATATGATTATGGCGATTATGGTGGATGAACCCAGTCGAGGTGTGTATGGTGGTGGCAGTGTAGCCGCACCGGTATTCCAGGAGGTCATGCGTCATGCGTTACGTTTACGTAATGTCGATCCGGATGGAGCGCGCTAG
- the mraZ gene encoding division/cell wall cluster transcriptional repressor MraZ, with product MLFFRGINAVNLDLKGRFAMPKRYRESIADACDNNLVATIDLHSPCLLIYTQDEWEVIERKLMALPNMDPNARLVQRMLLGYASEIEMDSQGRLLLPSLLREHANLDKQALLLGQGNKFELWSQASWDQQRPEMLNQVQELEISGSLSSLSL from the coding sequence GTGTTATTTTTCAGAGGCATCAATGCTGTCAATCTAGACTTAAAGGGACGTTTTGCGATGCCAAAGCGTTATCGTGAGTCTATTGCGGATGCCTGTGATAATAATCTGGTTGCGACCATTGATCTGCATAGCCCTTGTCTGTTGATCTATACCCAAGATGAATGGGAAGTGATTGAACGTAAGCTCATGGCCTTGCCAAACATGGATCCGAACGCACGTTTGGTTCAGCGCATGCTGTTGGGGTATGCCAGTGAAATTGAAATGGATTCGCAAGGTCGACTGTTGTTGCCTAGCTTGCTTAGAGAGCATGCAAACCTCGATAAACAAGCTTTGTTGCTTGGTCAAGGCAATAAGTTTGAGCTATGGAGTCAAGCATCCTGGGATCAGCAAAGGCCCGAAATGTTAAACCAAGTTCAAGAACTCGAGATTTCAGGTTCCTTATCGAGCCTGAGTTTATGA